The Hordeum vulgare subsp. vulgare chromosome 4H, MorexV3_pseudomolecules_assembly, whole genome shotgun sequence genomic interval cccccaagcttgtggaagactctcttctttcagttgagcaaagttgtatatttcctgcaaggcagcttgcttcttatgggcagggaaatatttctcatagaagtaatataccatatcctagggactactcacacatccaggagcaagagaagtgaaccagactttagcgtcatcctttagagagaaaggaaacaacttaagtatatagtagtagcggatcttctcctcactagtgaaaagggtggctatatcgtgtagtttggtaagatgggctacgaccgtctcagactcataaccgtggaaaggatcagattcgactagagaaattatctcagggtcgacagagaattcataatcctcatcggtgataaagataggggaagtggcaaactttgggtcgtatttcatcctagctttgagagatttttccttccacttgagaagtaatttctcagcgtcataggcatccttagacGCAagtaaatcctcagctatctctccctccataacataaccctcaggtatatcaggcaattcatatctaggagagctagatctagcaggagcaaaagcaggttccatctcaatagtatcggcagtttcagaagcatcacgagcattggcagtaactccagcaatatgagcatcaatgaatacccctagtggcatatcaggcaaagtagtatctctagcagtatcaagcatagcatcatcaggcaaaatagcatctctagcatcatcaggcaaggcagtatcaagcatagcatcatcaggcaaggcagtatcaagcatagcatatctagcagtatcaggcatagtagcatcataagcatcatcaatagcagtagcatctctagcatcatctagcacaggcgacatatcaagatttctagcaggaggtggtgtcacaaacttactcataactgaaggtgaatcaagtgcagagctagatggcagttccttacctcccctcgtagttgagggcaagactttggttcttggatctttcagattcttcatagttatcagcagatataaatcccaagtgactcagagaatatagctatccctccccggcaacagcgccagaaaagagctgctagcagtccccggcaacggtgccagaaaagagctgctagcagtccccggcaacggcgccagaaaagagctgcttccagttgctcaacaattagcaattgtcttgcaatggcccaccagcgtgtgggatcgcggcagttttcgagggtagagtattgaacccaaattcgttggttcgacacgatgggagtgaaaggatattctccactattagcagttgagttgtcggctcaaccacacctaaaagattagtacctGCAAGcaagatataagcagcaaaggtagtatgatagcaacggtgccagaaacgatctgttgacaagggagactattcctaactgaagtatcaatggcaccaaaaaagtattgtagcaggtagtagtagtgtaacgagtaacaacagtggcaaggaacagcagtagtgacagcagtagcaagtagcaacagtagcaagtaacagcaacaacaagtaacagtagtagcaacagtagtggcagcagcagcaggacaaagcaagtaacagtagcagcaacactagtaatagcagtagagcaaagcaagtaacaatggcagtgggacaaactcgaaggcaatggatcggtgatttgttggatgacattcatcatgcaacagttataacacggagagatatgtggctagctcccgttcgtcaatgtgatgtaggcatgcattccgtgtgtaatcatacgtgcttagggaaaataacttgcatgacatctattgtccatccctcccgtggcagcggggtccaaatggatactacgggatattaaggttctccttttaataaagaaccggaccaacgcattcgcacttggtgaacacctgaactcctcaaactatggtcatcaccgggagtggttccggttattgtcactccgggttgccggatcataacacatagtaagtaactacaacttgcaagatcggatctaaaacacacatatgttggtgacaacataataatttcaaatctgaaatcatggcactcgggccctagtaacaagcattaagcatgacaaagtagtagcaacatcaatctcagaacatagtggatactagcgatcaatccccatcaaaactaactcgattacatgatagatctcatcctactcatcaccgcccagcgagcctatgaatagattactcacgaacgatgaagagcttcatggaattggagaggaaagaaggttgatgatgacgatggcgacgatctccttgatcctgagcccaaaacggactccaaatctgccctccagggcaagaacgggatgtggcggcacctctgaatcgtgaaacgcgatgaactcttctatcttgattttttccgggacgaaagggaataaatagcgctggaattgggggcggaagagcaacgtgggccccacaagcctcgtagccgcggccaggggggaggccggggctacagggcttgtggcccactggcccgtcccctccggtggatctttgcgcacgtatttttcatattttccaaaaatattctccgtaaattttcaggacgttccgagaactttcatttcagcaaaaaaacaataccatggcaattctgctgaaaacagcgtcagtccgggttagttccattcaaatcatgcaaattagagtccaaaacaagggcaaaagagtttggaaaagtagatacgatggagacgtatcagtcaacacttcaatcaaaacaatcatgaagcaatatgaacagatggtatctcgctagctctttctgagattgcaaaacataaatgcagagcaccttcaaagaccaagggctgactgaacattgtaattcatggcaaagaagaaacagtcacaatcatactcaataacaattaaaagaaagcatagaaatgacagaggcgctctctaattggtgcttttataagaagaggatgactcaacagaaacataaaagataggcccttcgcagagggaagcattcatttgcagaggtgccagagctcaagctttgaagacagagataaataattttgggtggcatgctttcattgtcaacgcgatgaccaagagttttcaccatcttccatggtacacatactataggcggttcccaaacagaaaagtaaagttttgactcccccaccaccgatcaatcacactccacgactagccgaatactcgggtgctgtccataccaacaaaaatccagggggagttttgtttgcaattatcttttcgatttgagcatggaactgggcattccaattactggcccctttctcgtgaatgatagtgaataaacacatatcgaggataacacgcctagcatggaagatactgatcgccccttgtcaccacatgaacggttcgggcatgcaaaacaaattatttcttgaaggtttagagagtggcacatgcaaatttacttggaacggcaggtaggtaccgcatataggtaggtatggtggactcatctggaacacctttgggtttatggaagtggatgcacaagcagtattccctcttagtacaagcgaaggctagcaaaagtctgggaagcgaccaactagagagcgacaacggtcatcaaaatgcattgagattaaccaacattgagtgcaagcatgactaggacataaatcaccatgaacatgaatatcatagaggctttgttgattttgtttcaactacatgcgtgaacatgtgccaagtcaagccacttgaatcattcaaaggaggataccatcctatcatactacatcataatcatctcaaaattcatgttggcatccaagacaaaccattatgagctcctagctaattaagcatggcatcagaaactatgatctctaagttgtcattgcaaacatgtttctctcacaacaaatctgAATCTGGAGCGATGAGCtagccatatttacaaaaacaaaataggtcgagttcatatcagcttttccaggctcagtcacttcatcatatatcatcattattgcctttcacttgcacgaccaaacgatgtgaacaataataagagtgcgcgtgcattggactaagctggaatctgtaggtaacacaaaggagaagacaaagtaatatggctctttgacagataaacagatatgcatgcgagagccactaaacattgtaaccatggtcttctaccttgacccaaagaaagagaaaactatttacatccctcccgtggcagcggggtcctaatggaaactacgagatattaaggttctccttttaatagagaaccggaacaaagcattagcacttagtgaatacatggactcctcatactatggtcatctccgggagtggttccgactattgtcactccggggttgccggatcataacacatagtaggtgactacaacttgcaagataggatcaataacacacatatattgacgatagggatctcacaacatagtggataatagggatcaatccctatcaaaactaactcgattacatgatagatctcatccaacccatcaccgtctagcaagcctacgatgagattactcacaaacggtgaagagcatcatggaattggcaatgaaggaaggttggtgatgacaatggcgacaatctcccctctccggagcccagaacggactccggatctgccctccagaggaagaataggaggtggcggcgcctccatatcgtaaaacgtgatgaactcttctccttgattttttttcggacgaaagggactaaatagagatggagTAGGAagcggtggagctctgagggcccacaagcctgctaggcacgaccaggggggccgcgcctggtgggcttttgggctcctcgctccactcctccgtttGATTCTTGCGccgttatttttatatattccacaaaaaatcctcataaatttccaggtcattccgagaacttttatttctgcgcaaaaacaataccatggcaattctgctgaaaacagcgttagtccgggttagttccattcaaatcatgcaaattagagtccaaaacaagggcaaaagagtttggaaaagtagatacgacggaggcgtatcaatgcatcaggtgcatggatgacacaacgtatcgccagctagatagagatcccgggtcttcgaaaaccgCGTTCAAGGGACattgaaggtggcttcgcgatgatgacgcatggagaaaacaCAAGGATCTgtccgatggtgaaaccgaaccccgaagacccccacgtaagaggagcgatgaggaaatagacgagctgttgaaaaattggaaagagtgcccaccgccgggaaagaagcgaaaggcgctagagccgctgctgaaggtatggaaaacgaggtctgttttctgggacttgtcgtactggaagatcctccatgTGCcttacagccttgatgtcatgcatatcacgaagaacgtgtgcgagagtctgcttggtacgctgctcaacatgccagagaggtccaaagatgggccgaaagcaagtgcagacttgcaatcaatgggcatcagtgaGGAGCTTCAtgcaaaacgccctaatgatgatgatgatgatgatgaggcgaaggacacggaaagtcgtcgcaaaggcaaaaaggccaagaagatcgaatatgactgccctcccacgtgcttcactctaagtcagaaggagatcgaggagtttttcacctgcctcgtaggagtaaaacttccttacggttacgcggggaagataagtagatacctagactcagcgaagcagaagttctgcgagatgaagtctcacgactgtcacgtgctggtGACGCAAATGCCTCCAGTTGCAAtgtgtgggatcatggacgcgcacgtccgtgaaacgctaattggcctatgcaactttttcgacgtcattgatacaactccaacgtatctataatttttgatggttccatgatattatcttgtcaactttggatattttatatgcatgaatatactattttatatcttttttgggactaacctattaactcagtgtcaagtgccagtttctgttttttccgtgtttttacccttcttcacacggagtccaaatggaatgaaactttgcgatgattttttttggaccaaaagagacccccgaaggtttggaagaaggccagaagagccatgagggagtcacaagcccgggaggcgcgacccccccccccagaccacacctaccaggcttgtgacctcctcgtgggtccaatcgacgtaattccaccgccataaattcctataaatacagaaaccccccaaaagaaacctagatagggagttccgccgccgcaagcctttgtagccaccaaaaaccaatctggagcccgttccggcaccctgccggagggggaatccatctccggtggccatcttcatcatcttggcgatctccatgacgaggagggagtagttctccctcggggctgagggtatgtaccagtagctatgtgtttgatctctctctctctcgtgttcttgagatgtcttgatctcgatgtaccgcgggctttgctactatagttggatattatgatgttcttcccctctcccttcttgtaatgaattaagtttcccctttgaagttatcttatcggattgagtctttgagaacacttgatgtatgtcttgcacgtgtctaactgtggtgatcaacttgcgggtttgtgacattgggaacctatgcatatgggttgacacacgtttggatattcatgtgagtacttgatgtatgttttggtgatcaacttgtgggtttcgtgacattgggaacctatgcatatgggttggcacacgttttgactctccggtagaaacttcggggcactctttgaaattctatgtgttggttgaatagatgattctgagattgtgtgatgcatatcgtataatcatgcccacggatacttgaggtgacaatggagtatctaggtgccattagggtcttggttgacatgtatcttaaggtgttattctagtacgaactctatgatggatcgaacggaaagaatagcttcgtgttattttactacggactcttgaatagatcgatcagaaagaataactttgtggtggtttcgtacccgacaataatctcttcgtttgttctccgctattagtgactttggagtgactctttgttgcatgttgagggctagttatatgatccaatcatgttatcattgttgagagaacttttactggtgaaagtatgaaccctatgccttgtttccacgcattgcattaCTGTTCGTGCTTGCTTTTACTatcagttaccttgctgtttttgtaatttcagattacaaaaacatatttctaccatccatattgcacttgtatcaccatctcttcgccggactagtgcacctatacaacttaccattgtattgggtgtgttggggacacaagagactctttgttatttggttgcagggttgcttgagagagaccatcttcatcctacgcttcccacggattgataaaccttaggtcacccacttgagggaaaattgctactgtcctacaaacctctgcacttggaggccaaacaacgtctacaaggggaaggttgcatagtagacatcagtcatctctcggaagttggTAGgcatgaggcaactcagaaggctacaggaatagatcatggtgatactatgcgagcttgagatgtacttcccgcctgcATTCTTCGACTTTATGGTGCATCTGATGATCCATatcatggaggatatcatccaactcgggccgacgttcctgcacagcatgatgccgttcgaaaggatgaatggtgtcatcaaaggatacgttcgcaacagggcacgtccagatggaagcatagccaagggctttctgaccgaagagtgcatctccttctgcacgaattatctaggcatcaagaaccccgttggtctgcctgtCAAcgggcacctcggcaggctcattggatggggtcaccgcgagggttgccgcgaaatgcatgtcgacttcaagggtcgactcgccgactttgaaagagcaaacctagtcgcgctacaacacatagacgtggttgatccttgggtggtagagtacaaaccctttattgagaagacgtacaatgaccgaggccaacgaaggacagacggagatataatcaaagagcacaactcatgtttcacgcgttggttcaaggacaagcttttgtcgtaccctttacataagGATTCTTCCGcagaagaaaaactcatattcgccttatcACAGGGcgacgagcacaacctgatgacctatgaggtgTACGATATCAAcgactacacattctacaccgaggaaaaggatATGAAGAGTGATTATCaaaactccggggtaacgatggaatcctacaccgataacgacaaggacagatactacggaaggatcgaggagatctgggagctgagctacgctggagagaaggtcccgatgttccgtgtcagatgggccaagagcgtcctaaaagaagaccagtatttcaccaccatggtcatacccgaagccaaatccaagaccgcggacGCAAatgtcaccgcgaaaaatgatcCATGGGTACtagcttgccaagtggaccaatgcttcttcattaccgacccgtcaaagcccagttgtgttgtcgtgaggataggcaaaaggaacatcatcggaatggatggagtcaccaatgagcaagactttgacAAGTACAGTGACCCGAAtatggaagatgacgacgatgatgatgtaccatacaccacaagaagaagcaggaccaccctacctaaaggacatccgttcaagagaagaattcaaggggttccggggataaattattcaaccgcgagaaagaagggcaagaagattgtgaaaagatagctaagatcgaatcacgacgtgtCGGCCGCATATGTGTGTtagtggcaagctcaatctttgatgactattatttcatgtcacttgatttcaaccatgtcatctAATTCTAAATTTTTGCACAATGGTTTTATCACTCCATTtgcattttccttttattttatatCAAATCttaaattattacatgcaactaaaaatccaaaaaaattaaaaaaagagttagtaatggcgcaccaggagaaggtgcgccattaataTAACGGTGtttatggcgcacccctaaaagGTACGCCATTGATATACCATTTtttatggcgcacccctaaaagGTGCACCATTTCTAACCCTCCCCCCACTATGGCATTATCCTACTCCTTCCCCTTCTTTCATTCCCTCCCCTCACTCGTCTCTCCTTTGCGAGCCGCCGTCGAGCAGGACGCCGTCTCGCTGGTTCGCCGCGTCGCCCGGGTCCTCAACTGTTGGATCTTCGACCTCGTTGCCCTCCTCTTCCGCCACAAGGTAAGCAACCCCGCCCCCCGcaggcctcccctcccctcccctcccccttcgCCACCTCAACCCTAACCCTAGCTGACTTACCTGGCAGAGCGCGGGGTCCTTGGGCGCTGTCGCCGGATTCGCCATCGCCGTTGTCTTCGCGTGGAAGTTCCTGCGCTCCTCCTCGCCCGTGCGGCCCCGCCGCCCCCAAGCGACCCTCGCCTGCCGGCTCCACAGCGCATGCACCCGACGACCCGTCTCAGCCCACCGGCGACTCTGGGATGGTAGGTCATCTGCTCCGTGCTCGTGTCGCCATTGTTTGGTGTGCCGTGTGGATTTCGGTTGCTGACAGGGGTTGTTTGTCTGTGGCTAGCCAGCTGACGACGCGGCGGATCGTGGCTCGGCGGCTGCACAAGGGTATGTTCTCTTCCTCTTGCTCGGTGCTCTCCAGTGCTGGGTTGTATGGAGATCAGATATGTATTGAAACTTACATGGTGCAATTGCAATGCTAATGGTCGATGATGCACGGAAAGGGAGATTTGTGCCTATAGGGTATTGTATTTAACATAAATAACACTAATATCTTTCTCCAGTGGTGTTGGTGGTTGGATTTCACCTTAATTACTTTATTGAATGAAATGTCTAGATCTATGAGTACACGCTTCAAATGCATTGGCCTTACCTAGTGACCACTTGCTGTAATCATGGAATAGAACCTATATTGACATATTGTGATGGTTACATTTCTGTACATACCGTACACTGCTGAACTCATGGTTGGCACATTAATATTATGCATTTACATACATCCCATATGCAAATTTCTCTTGATTTTGTACCTAATTTGAGAGGACAATGAAATCATGCATTTCAACCATGTCAATAGTTAAATGATTTAAATAATAACTAACCATAAAAGACCACGGAACAAAATGCAGAGAATACCATAGAGTGTGAGTAGTTCCTAGGACACGACGTAGAGGGacaatcttggtgagcgtagagtGAGGTTTGATAATGGCTACtaagaataaaaaaaaatgaagGATGCGAAGGTAAAATAATACATACCGTACTAAAGTTTGGCGTAATATTCTTTCTCAACTCCAGGGGTGATAACCAACCCATATCCAGCCAACCAAACAACTTCTTTGGCTAACTGTTATATTCTGTAATTTTACTATTGTGACGCTCG includes:
- the LOC123450278 gene encoding uncharacterized protein LOC123450278 — translated: MALSYSFPFFHSLPSLVSPLRAAVEQDAVSLVRRVARVLNCWIFDLVALLFRHKSAGSLGAVAGFAIAVVFAWKFLRSSSPVRLGGCTRVCSLPLARCSPVLGCMEIRYVLKLTWCNCNANGR